One stretch of Rattus norvegicus strain BN/NHsdMcwi chromosome 12, GRCr8, whole genome shotgun sequence DNA includes these proteins:
- the LOC134478917 gene encoding paired immunoglobulin-like type 2 receptor beta encodes MARILLLLLSAACLHTGNSSGYRRVNDFGVNQPAVLSGVQGGSIEIPFSFYFPWELANDRSMSIAWIWKYFHGEVIYNSTQPFLHEHFKGRLIMNWTQGQTSGVLRILNLKENDQARYFSRVFLRTTEGMKSWQSIPGTQLIIHALNTTMGSPSIIPSAVPTAGLEDKRGQRNPSLLNLGVMVGMVLAKVVVIIPLYGWMIFLWWKQR; translated from the exons ATGGCTCGGATCCTCCTTCTTTTGCTGTCGGCAGCATGTCTGCACACTG gGAACTCATCAGGATACAGAAGAGTAAATGACTTTGGTGTCAACCAACCAGCTGTCCTCTCTGGAGTCCAGGGCGGCTCCATCGagatccccttctccttctatttCCCCTGGGAGTTGGCCAATGATCGGTCAATGAGCATAGCCTGGATATGGAAGTACTTCCATGGGGAAGTCATCTACAACTCCACCCAGCCTTTCCTTCATGAGCATTTTAAGGGCCGGCTCATCATGAATTGGACACAGGGTCAGACATCTGGTGTCCTCAGAATCCTGAACTTAAAGGAGAATGACCAGGCCAGATACTTCAGCCGAGTTTTTCTGCGAACAACTGAAGGCATGAAGTCGTGGCAGTCAATCCCTGGCACCCAACTCATCATTCATG CTCTCAATACTACCATGGGGAGCCCCTCTATCATCCCCTCTGCAGTCCCCACAGCTGGCCTGGAGGACAAAAGGGGCCAGAGGAATCCTTCACTGCTGAACCTGGGAGTCATGGTTGGGATGGTCTTGGCCAAAGTTGTGGTCATCATCCCCCTGTATGGATGGATGATCTTCCTGTGGTGGAAGCAAAGGTAA